In Lonchura striata isolate bLonStr1 chromosome 11, bLonStr1.mat, whole genome shotgun sequence, the following proteins share a genomic window:
- the SKOR1 gene encoding SKI family transcriptional corepressor 1: MEAIASQMGNGRDASSSPNSKQELQPYQGSNTLKPNQVGETSLYGVPIVSLVIDGQERLCLAQISNTLLKNYSYNEIHNRRVALGITCVQCTPVQLEILRRAGAMPISSRRCGMITKREAERLCKSFLGEHKPPKLPENFAFDVVHECAWGSRGSFIPARYNSSRAKCIKCSYCSMYFSPNKFIFHSHRTPDSKYTQPDAANFNSWRRHLKLSDKTATEELSHAWEDVKAMFNGGTRKRTFSLQGAAAGGPGAGSPAAKAALHPPPPAGPELAPAHKSLRCSGQEAAGERGALGLAAAHGGAAGAHGGAGAVRSYPVIPVPSKGFGMLQKLPPPLFPHPYGFPAAAFGLCPKKQEEALGGAGGGEAGKGGALPPGMFWGPPHPHPHQPAQPPHQPGAAKDGGVYPSFPVFWPAAGSLPVPPYPAQSPAKAAATAVVVAAAAAAAAAAAEPAGLAGRHGELEGSEPSGSGRSSATPQEGAGAEGERCPSALSRAAGEEERSGDEALLAPLPLPRKGSYLSAFRPVVKDAESIAKLYGTREAFGGAGPRGPGYLSPDFLSEGSSSYRSLSPGGDTAEEPEVDVESNRFPEDEEEEAAAAGPAEPREPPPPRLLAGPEEPPPPAGTDGPEEKPGEAGAQDGGQAPDGSPERSGGGGAYEVFAAERGELLQPLKPAASLGAPAAFLCTPEAKEQDKEDNHSAAEDLESRKSYQDQRNVSHPSPVNTDRGDEGLAMDVTGTQLVEKDIENLARDELQKLVLEQMELRKKLERDFQSLKDNFQDQMKRELAYREEMVQQLQIVRDTLCNELDQERKARYAIQQKLKEAHDALHHFSCKMLTPRHCTGNCSFKPPLLPQ; encoded by the exons ATGGAGGCGATCGCCAGTCAGATGGGAAATGGGAGAGATGCAAGCTCCTCCCCAAATTCAAAGCAAGAGCTGCAGCCGTACCAGGGCTCCAATACCCTCAAGCCCAACCAAGTGGGTGAGACCTCCCTGTACGGCGTGCCCATCGTGTCTCTGGTCATCGACGGGCAGGAGCGGCTGTGCCTGGCGCAGATCTCCAACACGCTGCTCAAGAACTACAGCTACAATGAGATCCACAACCGGCGCGTGGCCCTGGGCATCACCTGCGTGCAGTGCACGCCGGTGCAGCTGGAGATCCTGCGGCGGGCCGGGGCCATGCCCATCTCCTCCCGCCGCTGCGGCATGATCACCAAGAGGGAGGCGGAGCGGCTCTGCAAGTCCTTCCTGGGCGAGCACAAGCCGCCCAAGCTGCCCGAGAACTTCGCCTTCGACGTGGTGCACGAGTGCGCctggggctcccggggcagcttcATCCCGGCGCGCTACAACAGCTCCCGCGCCAAGTGCATCAAGTGCAGCTACTGCAGCATGTACTTCTCGCCCAACAAGTTCATCTTCCACTCCCACCGCACCCCGGACTCCAAGTACACCCAGCCCGACGCCGCCAACTTCAACTCCTGGCGCCGCCACCTCAAGCTCAGCGACAAGACGGCCACGGAGGAGCTGTCGCACGCCTGGGAGGATGTCAAGGCCATGTTCAACGGCGGCACCCGCAAGCGGACCTTCTCCCTGCAAGGAGCGGCCGCCGGCGGGCCAGGGGCCGGCTCCCCCGCCGCCAAGGCCGCCCTGcacccgccgccgcccgccgggcccGAGCTGGCCCCGGCGCACAAGAGCCTCCGGTGCAGCGGGCAGGAGGCGGCGGGCGAGCGCGGCGCGCTGGGGCTGGCGGCGGCGcacggcggggccgcgggcgcgcacggcggggcgggcgcggtgCGCAGCTACCCGGTGATCCCGGTGCCCAGCAAGGGCTTCGGGATGCTGCAGAAGCTGCCGCCGCCGCTCTTCCCGCACCCCTACGGCTTCCCCGCCGCCGCGTTCGGACTGTGCCCCAAGAAGCAGGAGGAGGCGCTgggcggcgcggggggcggcgAGGCGGGCAAGGGCGGCGCGCTGCCCCCCGGCATGTTCTGGGGACCCCCGCACCCGCACCCGCACCAGCCGGCCCAGCCGCCGCACCAGCCCGGCGCCGCCAAGGACGGCGGCGTGTACCCCTCGTTCCCCGTGTTCTGGCCGGCCGCCGGCAGCCTGCCCGTGCCGCCCTACCCCGCGCAGAGCCCGGCCAAGGCGGCCGCCACCGCCGTGgtggtggcggcggcggcggcggcggcggcggcggcggccgagcCGGCGGGGCTGGCGGGGCGGCACGGGGAGCTGGAGGGCTCGGAGCCCtcgggcagcggccggagcaGCGCCACCCCGCAGGAGGGCGCGGGCGCCGAGGGCGAGCGCTGCCCCAGCGCCCTGTcgcgggcggcgggcgaggAGGAGCGCTCCGGGGACGAGGCGCTGCTggccccgctgccgctgcccAGGAAGGGCAGCTACCTGTCCGCCTTCCGCCCGGTGGTGAAGGACGCCGAGAGCATCGCCAAGCTCTACGGCACCCGCGAGGCGTTcggcggcgcggggccccgcggccccggctaCCTCTCGCCGGACTTCCTCAGCGAGGGCAGCTCCAGCTACCGCTCGCTGTCCCCCGGCGGCGACACGGCCGAGGAGCCCGAGGTGGACGTGGAGTCCAACCGCTTCccggaggacgaggaggaggaagccgccgccgcgggccccgccgagccccgggagccgccgccgccgcggctgctggccgggcccgaggagccgccgccgcccgccgggaCCGACGGGCCCGAGGAGAAGCCGGGCGAGGCGGGCGCGCAGGACGGCGGCCAGGCCCCCGACGGCAGCCCCGAgcgcagcggcggcggcggcgcctaCGAG GTGTTCGCGGCCGAGAGGGGCGAGCTCCTGCAGCCGCTGAAGCCCGCAGCCTCCCTGGGAGCGCCCGCCGCCTTCCTCTGCACCCCCGAGGCGAAGG AGCAAGATAAAGAAGACAATCACTCCGCGGCGGAGGATTTAGAGAGCAGAAAATCCTATCAGGACCAAAGGAATGTCTCTCATCCCAGCCCTGTAAATACCGACAGAG GCGACGAAGGGCTGGCCATGGATGTCACCGGGACGCAGCTGGTGGAGAAGGACATCGAGAACTTGGCCCGAG ATGAGTTACAAAAACTGGTCCTGGAGCAAATGGAGCTGAGgaaaaagctggagagggacttccAGAGCCTGAAAG ATAACTTCCAGGACCAGATGAAGCGGGAGCTGGCGTACCGGGAGGAGatggtgcagcagctgcagatcGTCCGAG ACACGCTGTGCAACGAGCTGGACCAGGAGAGGAAAGCGCGCTACGCCATCCAGCAGAAGTTGAAAG AGGCTCACGACGCGCTGCACCACTTCTCCTGCAAGATGCTGACCCCGCGGCACTGCACCGGGAACTGCTCCTTCAAGCCGCCGCTGCTGCCCCAGTGA